In Halobacterium sp. R2-5, one DNA window encodes the following:
- a CDS encoding IclR family transcriptional regulator: MDRENDGEWRKTTAMSLRIVDAIEELGGATLSEIADHMSLSSSTLYTHLNTLEEFGYVTKAGDEYHLGLNLFHLGEIARYRDDRYRLAKEKAFELADVTNEEVNFAVEENGRSIILFDETNNPASEGYQVGRYFYMHNSASGKAMLAEFDEERREAVLDRWGLPQETENTIVDRDELRAELARTRERGYAVNDQEALEGLRSVAVPVDDPDGGVFGSLDVSGPPYRLPPDEELAGLLQDVVDELEASIATK; the protein is encoded by the coding sequence ATGGACCGCGAAAACGACGGCGAGTGGCGGAAGACCACGGCGATGTCGCTGCGCATCGTCGACGCCATCGAAGAGCTCGGCGGTGCAACGCTCTCGGAGATCGCCGACCACATGAGCCTCTCATCGAGCACGCTGTACACCCACCTCAACACCCTGGAGGAGTTCGGGTACGTCACCAAGGCCGGTGACGAATATCATCTCGGACTGAATCTTTTCCATCTTGGGGAAATCGCTCGCTACCGCGACGACCGATACCGGTTAGCGAAAGAGAAGGCGTTCGAGCTCGCAGACGTGACGAACGAGGAGGTCAACTTCGCCGTCGAGGAGAACGGTCGCAGCATCATTCTCTTCGACGAGACCAACAACCCCGCGAGCGAAGGGTATCAGGTCGGCCGCTACTTCTACATGCACAACTCGGCCAGCGGCAAAGCCATGCTCGCCGAGTTCGACGAGGAGCGTCGCGAAGCGGTTCTGGACCGGTGGGGACTGCCACAGGAGACGGAGAACACCATCGTCGACCGAGACGAACTCCGCGCCGAACTCGCACGGACCCGAGAGCGTGGGTACGCTGTCAACGACCAGGAGGCGCTGGAGGGGCTCCGTTCAGTGGCCGTCCCGGTCGACGACCCGGACGGTGGCGTATTCGGATCACTGGACGTCTCCGGCCCACCGTATCGGCTTCCGCCGGACGAGGAACTCGCCGGCCTGCTCCAAGACGTCGTCGATGAACTCGAAGCTTCGATAGCCACGAAGTAG
- the ilvA gene encoding threonine ammonia-lyase: MSIEFEAIQRAQDRIDDESVARETPIETSRTLDHDTDGRVFLKMEHLQRTGSFKTRGAYNKLSQIEEDDEQTAERAIAASAGNHAQGVALAAAKTGLDATIVMPTNAPQSKIDATRGYGADVELHGQNFQAAMNHAQSLVDENAVFVHAYDDPDIVAGQGTLGLEILDQVPDADTVVVPIGGGGLIGGVSKAIAERAPSVRVVGVQAEDAATVPQSLQKGAPQTIDSVQTIADGIATGGISELTYDLIDQHVDEVVTVSDTEIAHSIRYLLERTKQMVEGAGAATVAALLNDYVDVTDETIVPVLSGGNLSATMLQRTLTHELTYRQQLVQLRVRIIDEPGKMGDIASIIANENANIRSVNHERAVDELKVGEAYLDIRIETSGNRHTRRIIQAIEDADYEVSRLN; encoded by the coding sequence ATGTCCATCGAATTCGAAGCCATTCAGCGAGCCCAAGACCGCATCGACGACGAATCGGTTGCTAGAGAAACACCGATCGAAACGAGTCGGACGCTAGACCACGACACTGACGGCCGAGTGTTCCTGAAAATGGAACATCTTCAGCGAACGGGCTCGTTCAAGACCCGGGGAGCCTACAACAAACTCTCCCAAATCGAAGAAGACGACGAGCAGACTGCCGAACGGGCGATTGCCGCCAGCGCTGGCAACCACGCCCAAGGCGTCGCGCTCGCCGCGGCGAAGACGGGCCTTGACGCCACCATCGTCATGCCGACGAACGCGCCACAGTCGAAGATCGACGCGACGCGGGGCTACGGTGCCGACGTCGAACTCCACGGCCAGAACTTCCAGGCGGCGATGAACCACGCCCAATCACTGGTCGACGAGAACGCCGTCTTCGTACACGCCTACGACGACCCCGACATCGTCGCTGGCCAAGGGACACTTGGTCTCGAGATTCTCGACCAGGTCCCAGACGCCGACACGGTCGTTGTACCGATCGGCGGCGGCGGACTCATCGGCGGCGTCTCGAAAGCCATTGCGGAACGAGCGCCATCCGTGCGCGTCGTCGGGGTTCAGGCCGAAGACGCGGCGACTGTCCCACAGAGCCTCCAGAAGGGTGCCCCTCAGACAATCGACTCGGTCCAGACGATCGCCGACGGAATCGCTACGGGCGGCATCTCGGAACTCACGTACGACCTCATCGACCAGCACGTCGACGAGGTAGTGACGGTCTCAGACACGGAGATCGCACATAGCATCCGCTACCTCCTCGAACGCACCAAACAGATGGTCGAAGGAGCGGGTGCCGCGACCGTCGCGGCACTCCTGAACGACTACGTCGACGTCACCGACGAGACGATAGTACCGGTGCTCAGCGGGGGGAACCTCAGCGCGACGATGCTCCAGCGGACGCTCACACACGAACTCACCTACCGGCAGCAACTCGTCCAGCTCCGGGTCCGGATCATCGACGAGCCCGGCAAGATGGGGGACATCGCGAGCATCATCGCCAATGAGAACGCAAACATCCGATCAGTCAACCACGAGCGCGCCGTCGACGAACTGAAAGTCGGCGAGGCGTACCTCGACATCCGGATCGAGACTAGCGGCAATCGACACACTCGCCGCATCATCCAAGCGATCGAAGACGCAGACTACGAAGTCTCCCGCCTCAACTGA
- the gcvT gene encoding glycine cleavage system aminomethyltransferase GcvT yields the protein MSTRKPPLHETHLQSGADFTDFGGWDMPVSFDSIRTEHAAVRDSAGIFDVSHMGEVTVGGPDATELTNRLTTNDVTELDPGDAQYACILSEDGTIIDDTVVYFQPDGEEYLFVPNAGNDEAMADRWTDHAAAHDLEATVTNRTGELGMFAVQGPDAVEAVQTAATDPLEDVSRFSARDTTINGADCLAARTGYTGEDGFELIFDTDDSKAVWDAFDDVQACGLGARDTLRLEAGLLLSGQDFHVEDEPRTPYETRLSFVVDDSKSFFVGQAALQDAADPDELLVGLELDERAVPRHGYPILHDGEQVGHVTSGTMSPTLEVPIALGYVDAAYADEGTSLAVEVRDRSAAATVVSHRFLQEHRE from the coding sequence GTGTCGACCAGAAAGCCACCTCTCCACGAGACGCATTTGCAGTCCGGTGCCGACTTCACCGACTTCGGCGGCTGGGACATGCCGGTCTCGTTCGACTCGATTCGAACCGAGCACGCGGCAGTCCGCGACTCGGCTGGCATCTTCGATGTTAGCCACATGGGCGAAGTCACGGTCGGCGGACCGGACGCCACCGAACTGACGAACCGGCTCACGACCAACGACGTGACCGAGCTCGACCCGGGCGACGCCCAGTACGCCTGTATCCTCTCCGAAGACGGGACGATCATCGACGACACCGTCGTCTACTTCCAACCCGACGGCGAGGAGTACCTCTTCGTTCCCAACGCCGGGAACGACGAGGCGATGGCCGACCGCTGGACCGACCACGCGGCGGCACACGACCTCGAGGCGACCGTCACGAACCGCACCGGCGAACTCGGGATGTTCGCTGTCCAGGGCCCGGACGCGGTCGAAGCCGTCCAGACGGCCGCGACCGACCCCCTCGAGGACGTGTCCCGGTTTAGCGCGCGCGACACGACGATCAACGGCGCCGACTGTCTCGCCGCCCGAACCGGTTACACCGGCGAGGACGGCTTCGAGTTGATTTTCGACACCGACGACTCCAAAGCTGTCTGGGACGCGTTCGACGACGTGCAGGCCTGTGGGCTCGGTGCGCGTGACACGCTCAGGCTGGAGGCCGGGCTGTTACTCTCCGGGCAGGACTTCCACGTCGAGGACGAACCACGGACACCCTACGAGACGCGGCTGAGCTTCGTGGTCGACGATTCGAAGTCGTTCTTCGTCGGCCAGGCGGCGCTTCAGGATGCCGCCGACCCGGACGAGCTACTCGTCGGCCTGGAACTGGACGAACGCGCCGTCCCCCGTCACGGGTATCCGATTCTGCACGACGGCGAACAGGTCGGCCACGTGACCAGCGGGACGATGAGCCCGACGCTCGAGGTTCCGATCGCCCTCGGCTACGTGGACGCCGCGTACGCCGACGAAGGGACCTCGCTGGCCGTCGAGGTACGCGACCGGTCGGCGGCAGCGACGGTCGTCAGCCACCGGTTCCTCCAGGAGCACCGCGAATAA
- the gcvH gene encoding glycine cleavage system protein GcvH, protein MAFDVPDGLYYTESHEWIDPDGDTARIGITDFAQDELGDIVFVELPATDAELDEGDELAVIESIKAVSDVYTPVAGAVVAGNEAVGDEPELVNDDPYGDGWLVELELDEDFDTDSLLSAAEYREQIE, encoded by the coding sequence ATGGCATTTGACGTACCTGACGGACTGTACTACACTGAATCGCACGAGTGGATCGACCCGGACGGCGACACAGCGAGAATCGGCATCACCGACTTCGCACAGGACGAACTCGGTGACATCGTCTTCGTGGAACTGCCAGCGACCGACGCCGAACTCGACGAAGGCGACGAGCTCGCAGTCATCGAGAGTATCAAGGCCGTGTCCGACGTCTACACTCCAGTTGCTGGGGCCGTCGTGGCCGGTAACGAGGCGGTCGGGGACGAGCCCGAACTCGTCAACGACGACCCGTACGGCGACGGCTGGCTCGTCGAACTGGAGCTCGACGAGGACTTCGACACGGACTCGCTCCTGTCGGCCGCCGAGTACCGCGAACAAATCGAGTAG
- the gcvPA gene encoding aminomethyl-transferring glycine dehydrogenase subunit GcvPA, with the protein MSQQTQNTRSERQSGGSPYAPHTAADVEAMLDVIGAESVDDLFDVPPSVRFDGSFGIEASSEQAVVRDVSDTLAQNEQLTEFLGRGRYNHYVPSVVDDLSSRSEFLTSYTQYQPEVAQGFLQALFEYQSMLAELTGLEVANCSMYDAATALGEAALLADRVRGTSGSEVLVSDLVREERLSVLENYLTGNDMTVATYPTEDGITDQEALADHVTDETVMVYAENPTAVGTIQEDLAAVGDVADEHDALFCLGTDPVALALLEEPAAVGADVVVGDASVLGLSSAYGLGLGLFATREDYLRQVPGRLVGASEDTDDRRAYTLTLQTREQHIRKERATSNICTNQAWVALRTAIHVAWLGTTGLVDLAEECVQLPRELAAEVDDIEGVTAPVHDRHHFREFLMETHRDAEQVAAGLEAEGFAVHAVDEHHVQVCVTDTNRHECSEFVDAVEEVVA; encoded by the coding sequence ATGTCACAGCAAACCCAGAACACGAGAAGCGAGCGTCAGTCCGGAGGCAGCCCGTACGCACCGCACACGGCAGCTGACGTCGAAGCGATGCTCGACGTCATCGGCGCCGAATCCGTCGACGACCTGTTCGACGTTCCGCCATCAGTTCGGTTCGACGGCTCGTTCGGGATCGAGGCGTCGTCGGAGCAGGCGGTGGTCCGTGACGTCTCGGACACGCTTGCGCAGAACGAACAGCTCACCGAGTTTCTCGGCCGGGGACGGTACAATCACTACGTTCCCTCTGTCGTCGACGACCTCTCGTCACGATCGGAGTTCCTCACGTCGTACACACAGTACCAGCCCGAGGTCGCGCAGGGGTTCCTGCAGGCCTTGTTCGAGTACCAGTCGATGCTCGCCGAACTGACTGGCCTCGAGGTGGCAAACTGTTCGATGTACGACGCGGCGACGGCGCTGGGTGAGGCAGCGCTGCTCGCCGACCGCGTCCGGGGGACGAGCGGTTCGGAGGTGCTGGTCTCGGACCTGGTTCGTGAGGAGCGGCTGTCGGTTCTCGAGAACTACCTCACCGGGAACGACATGACGGTTGCGACGTACCCAACCGAGGACGGAATCACCGATCAGGAAGCCCTCGCCGACCACGTCACCGACGAGACGGTGATGGTGTACGCCGAGAATCCCACCGCTGTCGGCACCATCCAGGAGGACCTCGCGGCAGTCGGCGACGTCGCCGACGAGCACGACGCGCTGTTCTGTCTGGGCACCGACCCGGTCGCGCTCGCGCTGCTCGAAGAGCCGGCCGCCGTCGGCGCCGACGTCGTCGTCGGGGACGCGAGCGTCCTGGGACTGTCGTCGGCCTACGGACTGGGACTTGGACTGTTCGCGACCCGAGAGGACTATCTCCGACAGGTCCCGGGCCGACTCGTCGGCGCCAGTGAGGACACAGACGACAGGCGCGCGTACACGTTGACCCTGCAGACCCGGGAACAGCACATCCGGAAGGAGCGCGCGACGTCGAACATCTGCACGAACCAGGCGTGGGTCGCGTTGCGGACCGCGATTCACGTCGCCTGGCTCGGCACGACCGGGCTGGTCGACCTGGCCGAGGAGTGCGTCCAACTCCCGCGCGAACTGGCCGCCGAGGTCGACGACATTGAGGGTGTCACTGCACCGGTCCACGACCGCCACCACTTCCGCGAGTTCCTGATGGAGACGCACCGGGACGCCGAGCAGGTCGCCGCCGGCCTCGAGGCTGAAGGATTCGCGGTACACGCCGTCGACGAACACCACGTCCAGGTCTGTGTCACTGACACAAACCGCCACGAGTGCAGCGAGTTCGTGGACGCCGTTGAGGAGGTGGTCGCCTGA
- the gcvPB gene encoding aminomethyl-transferring glycine dehydrogenase subunit GcvPB: MQRYEQAVWSETDGPRYEPLLAEKNERTVDVQERSSLPDDVTRDSVTLPELSEPEIARHYTRLSQMNYGVENGPFPLGSCTMKYNPKFTEEVAALPDAAVHPDRSAESTQGTLAVYAKLQDYLGRIGGMDAVTLQPPAGAAGEFTGILVARAYHEHNGEGDRSEVIVPASAHGTNFASAVMAGYDVVELPPGDDGRVDLDSLEAAVSEDTAALMLTNPNTLGLFERDIEEIADVVHDAGGLLYYDGANLNALLGQARPGDMGFDIMHFNLHKTFATPHGGGGPGAGPIGVTEELADFLPAPQVGDDGDEYELYEPEHSIGKVHGAMGNWLVLLKAYAYIERLGDDGLADTSSKAVLNANYLAEQLDLDVPFGPFHHEFVASAGEQDAADFAKRMLDYGVHPPTTKWPEIVSEALMTEPTELESKDTLDQLADAFNAVADEDEQSLSDAPSSTAAGRIDQTSAARNPRLSWHDLE, encoded by the coding sequence ATGCAGCGCTACGAACAGGCCGTCTGGAGCGAGACGGACGGCCCCCGGTACGAGCCCCTGCTCGCGGAGAAGAACGAACGGACAGTCGACGTCCAAGAGCGGTCGTCGCTGCCCGATGACGTGACGCGAGACTCCGTGACGCTCCCGGAACTATCGGAGCCCGAGATCGCGCGCCACTACACGCGGCTCTCTCAGATGAACTACGGCGTCGAGAACGGGCCGTTCCCGCTCGGCTCGTGTACGATGAAGTACAACCCCAAGTTCACTGAGGAAGTCGCTGCACTTCCCGACGCGGCCGTGCATCCGGACCGGTCGGCCGAGAGCACGCAGGGCACGCTCGCGGTGTACGCGAAACTGCAGGATTATCTGGGCCGGATCGGCGGGATGGATGCGGTCACGCTGCAGCCACCGGCGGGTGCTGCCGGCGAGTTCACGGGTATCCTCGTCGCCAGGGCGTACCACGAGCACAACGGCGAGGGGGACCGTAGCGAAGTGATTGTTCCCGCGAGCGCCCACGGGACGAACTTCGCGAGCGCGGTGATGGCGGGCTACGACGTGGTCGAACTCCCGCCGGGCGACGACGGACGAGTTGATCTCGACAGCCTGGAGGCAGCCGTCAGTGAGGACACGGCGGCGCTGATGCTCACGAACCCGAACACGCTCGGGCTCTTCGAGCGCGACATCGAGGAGATCGCGGACGTCGTCCACGACGCCGGCGGCCTGCTGTACTACGACGGCGCGAACCTCAACGCGCTCCTGGGGCAGGCCCGGCCTGGCGATATGGGCTTCGACATCATGCACTTCAACCTCCACAAGACGTTCGCGACGCCCCACGGCGGCGGCGGCCCGGGCGCGGGACCGATCGGCGTCACCGAGGAGTTAGCCGACTTCCTCCCCGCACCGCAGGTGGGGGACGACGGCGACGAGTACGAGCTGTACGAGCCGGAACACTCCATCGGGAAGGTCCACGGCGCGATGGGGAACTGGCTCGTCCTGTTGAAAGCCTACGCCTACATCGAACGGCTCGGCGACGACGGGCTAGCGGACACGAGCTCGAAGGCGGTGCTGAACGCGAACTACCTCGCCGAACAGCTCGACCTAGACGTCCCGTTCGGTCCGTTTCACCACGAGTTCGTCGCCAGCGCAGGCGAGCAGGACGCCGCCGACTTTGCCAAGCGGATGCTGGATTACGGCGTCCATCCGCCCACGACGAAGTGGCCGGAGATCGTCTCCGAGGCACTCATGACCGAGCCGACAGAGCTGGAGAGCAAGGACACCCTCGACCAGCTCGCGGACGCGTTCAACGCGGTGGCCGACGAGGACGAGCAGTCACTATCGGACGCGCCATCGTCGACGGCGGCCGGTCGCATCGACCAGACGAGTGCAGCCCGGAATCCGCGGCTGTCCTGGCACGACCTCGAGTGA
- the lpdA gene encoding dihydrolipoyl dehydrogenase: MLETDVLVIGGGPAGYVAAIRAGQLDKTVTLVDRSGVGGTCLNHGCIPSKALIDAADDVHAVRNGEDRGIEADVAVDFEGLVGWKDRVVRRLTKGVEKLCKANGVTLREGTARLVGDHRAEIRTGGNGDAETVAFDHAIVATGSSPIELPGFSFDDDPILDAKAALDLDTLPDELVVVGAGYIGMELSTMFAKLGTDVTVVEMLDAPLPRYADDLTQPVAKRAEKLGLSFRFGRVASNWERVDDGQIRITTEPAEDGTDEDAVESFTADKVLVAVGREPVSDTAGIDALAVECDENGFVETDEFGRTNVDHVFAVGDVAGEPMLAHEGTAAGVVAAEAIAGAEPDPVGTVPSVVFTDPEIGAVGLTEAEARERGYEPTTGEFPFRASGRALAADERAGSVKLVADAGSGTILGGQIVGPEASELTAEIGLAVEQALTLSDVATTVHAHPTLSEAIMEAAESALGHPIHTFDR, from the coding sequence ATGCTAGAGACAGATGTACTCGTCATCGGTGGCGGTCCAGCGGGCTACGTCGCGGCCATCCGCGCGGGACAGCTCGACAAAACGGTCACGCTCGTCGACCGGAGCGGCGTCGGCGGAACGTGTCTGAATCACGGCTGCATTCCCTCGAAGGCGCTCATCGACGCGGCCGACGACGTTCACGCGGTTCGGAACGGAGAGGACCGCGGCATCGAGGCGGACGTCGCGGTAGACTTCGAAGGCCTCGTGGGCTGGAAGGACCGCGTCGTGCGCCGACTCACGAAGGGAGTCGAGAAGCTCTGCAAGGCAAACGGCGTGACGCTTCGCGAGGGGACAGCCCGGTTAGTCGGAGACCACCGCGCGGAAATCAGGACAGGCGGGAACGGTGACGCGGAAACGGTCGCGTTCGATCACGCGATCGTTGCCACCGGCAGCAGCCCGATCGAACTCCCGGGGTTCTCCTTCGACGACGACCCGATTCTGGACGCGAAGGCGGCACTGGACCTCGATACACTCCCCGACGAACTGGTTGTCGTCGGCGCCGGCTACATCGGGATGGAGCTGTCGACGATGTTCGCCAAGCTCGGGACGGACGTGACCGTCGTCGAGATGCTGGACGCGCCGCTGCCCCGGTACGCGGACGACTTGACCCAGCCGGTGGCGAAGCGCGCGGAGAAGCTCGGGCTGTCGTTCCGGTTCGGTCGCGTGGCGTCTAACTGGGAGCGGGTCGACGACGGACAGATACGGATCACGACCGAACCAGCCGAAGACGGAACGGACGAGGATGCGGTCGAATCGTTCACGGCCGACAAAGTACTGGTCGCAGTCGGCCGTGAACCGGTCTCTGATACAGCCGGAATCGACGCTCTCGCCGTCGAGTGCGACGAGAACGGGTTCGTCGAGACGGACGAATTCGGGCGGACGAACGTCGACCACGTCTTCGCCGTCGGTGACGTGGCGGGCGAACCAATGCTCGCCCACGAAGGCACCGCTGCGGGCGTCGTCGCGGCCGAGGCGATTGCAGGCGCGGAGCCCGACCCGGTCGGCACCGTTCCGAGCGTCGTGTTCACCGACCCCGAGATCGGGGCTGTCGGGCTGACCGAAGCCGAGGCACGCGAACGGGGATACGAACCGACGACAGGTGAGTTCCCGTTCCGCGCGAGCGGCCGCGCGCTGGCGGCCGACGAACGAGCCGGGTCTGTGAAGCTCGTCGCGGATGCCGGTTCCGGGACCATTCTCGGCGGGCAAATCGTCGGTCCGGAGGCGTCCGAGTTGACCGCCGAAATCGGCCTGGCGGTCGAACAAGCGCTGACGCTCTCGGACGTCGCGACGACCGTCCACGCGCATCCCACCCTCTCTGAAGCGATTATGGAAGCGGCCGAATCCGCGCTCGGCCACCCAATCCACACCTTCGACCGATGA
- a CDS encoding Rid family detoxifying hydrolase: protein MVRTIETAEAPAAVGAYSQATATDDLVFTAGQLPATPDGELLDDAPISEQTEQALDNVEAVLAEAGLTTSDVLKVNVFLDDIDDFEEMNTVYSGYFDEAPPARSAVGVDELPKGVGVEIEAVASR from the coding sequence ATGGTGCGAACCATAGAGACAGCCGAAGCGCCAGCAGCCGTCGGTGCGTACAGCCAGGCGACTGCAACCGACGACCTCGTCTTCACCGCCGGACAGCTCCCTGCGACACCCGACGGTGAACTACTCGACGATGCGCCGATTTCCGAACAGACCGAACAAGCGCTCGACAACGTGGAGGCGGTGCTCGCCGAAGCCGGGCTGACGACGAGCGACGTCCTCAAAGTCAACGTCTTCCTCGACGATATCGACGACTTCGAGGAGATGAATACAGTGTACAGTGGCTACTTCGACGAGGCCCCGCCGGCCCGTAGCGCCGTCGGCGTCGACGAACTCCCGAAAGGCGTCGGCGTCGAGATCGAGGCCGTCGCCAGCCGGTAA